One stretch of Pseudobacteriovorax antillogorgiicola DNA includes these proteins:
- a CDS encoding FG-GAP-like repeat-containing protein: MTKKIFIAALVTISIATTFWTGSRYPQLNGKAAMAGEIELSELLSFERTWSPTSSDTVHLIAVETANWASTNKKGMMFGILFGASILTLLNLIPAHRRRNSNALQGLLFGAPLGVCVNCATPIGIGAYRSSGRADFSLAMMVSSPNFNVIVMTMMIALFPIHFVLIKIAFVLLLVLAVVPWISRNEHELNDEKEACAVPSDQSSSETWLTSILSVTKSFLYNLCWIAVTTGPLMLLGGFLGVLMGHFIEFERLINDGSLLNWGLLAFVGTFLPAPIGLDIVLAQTFMANGASDSFVMILMLTLSSYSIYSALVISRRMSLKLALKMYVAVSGLGVIAGLVTDQYTKYNFNQGLEIFEEEFSLVPKAFGSPIKAGLEPPPGFNLLTAASGIKIYGKALREPQGRQGDFALVPGKKLGLYRPIAYNTNDFLSPFFFSRGMAAGDYNRDGHEDIVIATENGFRLFENRSGRGYRTHRVEGLKRLKSQNMMLAAFIDVDNDGWLDLLGSSYGKGEVFYLKNKKGKFLSHPKLIPNPNAIVTISSSFADFDRDGDLDVFLGNWYMGFMTKKPPENSRNRIALNQSGRGFKAKEMPSISGETLTTLFSDFNQDGLMDLIVGNDFSRPDLFFTGADGGRELKQLYEGSIIPRTTKYTMSIDTADINNDLQMEVFLAQITGHFNDAESDDYFDYDDSYCKSISVPKDRKTCLENVELKEPLMWRRAHLGNMKVCKRLGDLKRRRDCMVQLLTIVAIKEEKPDLCKKIPKSYERNRFMCNLFFSAERDRQREDRPYIPQIEKNNVLLMREGNGDAFQDKAVDLGLDITGWSWNAKFADFNNDTYQDLYVSNGYWLTPKRYKNGYFINQNGKSFKNAAQDHILNDTMDVSSHIYTDFDGDGDLDIVMMPLNGLIKVFRNQEDQNHRARIHLRDARGNRFCIGCKIIVHTKTSSQIREIKAGGGFQSYEGYQAHFGLGNESQIQRIDIIWSDGKKQKFSQPLKANHEYYFVRNR; encoded by the coding sequence ATGACTAAAAAAATCTTTATCGCAGCACTCGTAACGATCAGTATAGCTACCACCTTTTGGACTGGTTCCCGCTACCCGCAACTCAACGGCAAGGCGGCTATGGCTGGTGAGATCGAGTTGTCAGAGCTTCTAAGCTTCGAACGAACATGGTCTCCCACATCGTCTGATACCGTTCACCTTATAGCTGTTGAAACAGCGAATTGGGCCTCCACAAACAAGAAGGGGATGATGTTTGGGATTCTTTTTGGAGCATCGATCCTGACCTTGCTCAACCTGATACCAGCACATCGTCGGCGTAATAGTAATGCTCTCCAAGGGCTCTTATTCGGTGCACCCCTCGGAGTTTGTGTGAACTGCGCAACACCAATTGGAATCGGAGCATATCGATCATCTGGAAGGGCTGATTTCAGTTTAGCTATGATGGTAAGTTCCCCTAATTTTAATGTGATAGTCATGACAATGATGATTGCTCTGTTTCCCATTCACTTTGTACTAATTAAGATTGCTTTCGTCTTACTTCTTGTATTAGCGGTGGTTCCTTGGATCTCGCGAAATGAACATGAATTGAATGATGAAAAAGAGGCCTGCGCAGTTCCATCAGATCAAAGCTCTTCGGAGACTTGGCTTACTTCAATTCTATCAGTAACAAAAAGCTTCTTATACAACTTGTGTTGGATAGCTGTGACAACGGGGCCTCTCATGTTACTGGGAGGTTTTTTGGGAGTACTGATGGGCCATTTCATCGAATTCGAACGATTGATCAACGATGGCTCTCTTTTGAATTGGGGGTTATTAGCCTTCGTTGGGACTTTCCTGCCGGCTCCCATCGGGCTGGATATCGTTCTTGCTCAAACGTTTATGGCTAATGGTGCATCAGATTCATTCGTCATGATCCTCATGCTAACTCTGAGCTCCTATAGTATTTATTCAGCTCTGGTTATCAGTCGCCGGATGTCTCTCAAGCTGGCCCTAAAAATGTACGTTGCAGTGTCAGGCCTTGGTGTTATCGCAGGATTGGTCACCGACCAATACACTAAGTACAACTTTAATCAAGGCCTAGAAATTTTCGAGGAAGAATTTTCTTTGGTACCCAAAGCTTTCGGCTCGCCGATCAAAGCTGGTCTAGAGCCTCCTCCAGGTTTCAATTTACTAACTGCGGCATCGGGGATTAAAATCTATGGCAAGGCACTCCGCGAACCACAGGGTAGGCAAGGTGATTTTGCTCTGGTCCCCGGTAAAAAGCTAGGTCTATATCGACCCATTGCATATAATACCAATGACTTTCTGAGCCCATTTTTCTTCAGTCGTGGCATGGCTGCTGGTGATTACAATCGTGATGGTCATGAAGATATTGTTATCGCTACTGAGAATGGTTTTCGGTTATTTGAAAATCGATCTGGCCGCGGTTACAGGACCCATCGTGTTGAAGGACTCAAACGATTGAAAAGTCAAAATATGATGCTTGCTGCTTTTATCGATGTGGATAATGACGGATGGCTTGATTTGTTGGGCTCGTCTTACGGTAAAGGGGAAGTCTTCTACCTCAAGAATAAAAAGGGGAAATTTCTCTCACACCCAAAATTGATCCCTAACCCTAATGCAATTGTTACGATCTCTTCCAGTTTTGCAGATTTTGATAGAGATGGTGACTTGGATGTTTTTCTAGGTAATTGGTACATGGGATTTATGACGAAAAAACCTCCTGAGAACTCGCGAAATAGAATAGCTTTGAATCAATCAGGAAGAGGCTTTAAGGCCAAGGAGATGCCGAGCATTAGCGGTGAAACTCTCACTACTTTATTCAGCGACTTCAATCAGGACGGTTTGATGGATCTGATTGTTGGCAATGATTTCTCTAGACCAGATTTATTCTTTACAGGCGCAGACGGGGGGCGTGAGCTAAAGCAGCTATACGAAGGTTCCATTATTCCACGCACAACAAAATATACCATGAGTATTGACACCGCCGACATAAACAATGACCTACAGATGGAAGTATTCCTAGCCCAGATTACCGGGCACTTCAATGACGCTGAATCCGACGACTACTTTGATTACGATGATAGCTATTGCAAGAGTATTTCTGTTCCGAAAGATCGAAAAACGTGTCTGGAGAATGTTGAACTTAAAGAGCCGCTGATGTGGCGTCGGGCCCATCTGGGTAATATGAAGGTTTGTAAGAGGCTGGGTGATCTCAAACGCCGGAGAGACTGCATGGTGCAATTGCTAACGATAGTCGCGATTAAAGAAGAGAAACCCGATCTGTGCAAGAAAATTCCTAAGTCCTACGAACGGAACCGATTCATGTGTAACCTTTTCTTCTCGGCCGAGCGGGATCGTCAACGTGAGGATCGACCCTACATTCCACAGATTGAAAAAAATAATGTCTTGCTGATGAGGGAGGGTAATGGCGACGCTTTCCAAGACAAGGCTGTCGACTTAGGGCTTGATATTACTGGCTGGAGCTGGAATGCAAAGTTTGCTGACTTCAACAATGATACTTACCAGGATCTCTATGTTTCGAATGGCTACTGGCTTACCCCGAAACGCTATAAGAATGGCTATTTTATAAATCAAAATGGCAAATCATTCAAGAATGCTGCACAAGATCACATTCTAAACGACACAATGGATGTTAGCTCGCATATCTATACAGACTTTGACGGCGATGGAGATCTAGATATTGTTATGATGCCGCTTAATGGTCTTATCAAGGTGTTTCGAAATCAGGAAGACCAGAACCATAGAGCACGCATTCATCTTCGCGATGCCAGGGGAAACCGATTCTGCATCGGCTGTAAAATCATTGTCCATACGAAAACAAGCTCCCAAATCAGAGAAATTAAGGCTGGAGGGGGATTTCAGTCTTATGAAGGGTATCAAGCCCATTTCGGCCTGGGTAATGAGAGCCAGATTCAGAGAATCGATATAATTTGGTCTGATGGCAAAAAACAAAAGTTCAGCCAGCCACTTAAAGCCAATCACGAATACTATTTTGTACGCAACCGCTAA
- a CDS encoding Fic family protein: MEYNSFNLAKIDRVPSTNSNIDIKLEATPQPHPDFSLEYFLFRFWCGDSALREDRYVTRKRLALQAVGVDNGDRDALRLNNQIRAYQQAYELVLNADNVTLDLICRINGLVCTQHKESGRIRSSQNFVGKRDNQPVYVPPSTGALPDLVDDLISYINDDSIEAIPRMIVAHSQFLLIHPFQDGNGRTARIIMDAMLYRTYGASYLSLSLQRLDNNARYIDTIQKFKTNIPKGLGDSYWAEGFSLISSFKDEANQIIKQADLEIKGKLAFFDHDKDVLSLCRTLWQRPIIYQQDIPGCEFWTEGRLAKAVNTLVQAGILSLRKLLKPEGEMILECPIIFKAWKKIDDMVLGIQES, translated from the coding sequence GTGGAATATAACAGTTTCAACCTCGCAAAAATTGATCGCGTGCCCAGCACTAACAGCAACATTGACATCAAGCTGGAGGCAACGCCTCAGCCCCACCCCGACTTTTCTTTGGAGTATTTTCTATTTCGCTTTTGGTGTGGAGACAGCGCCCTTAGAGAGGATCGCTACGTCACACGAAAGCGCTTGGCCCTCCAAGCAGTGGGAGTTGATAACGGCGACCGAGATGCTCTACGACTCAATAATCAAATCAGAGCCTATCAACAAGCCTACGAGCTTGTTCTCAATGCTGATAACGTAACGCTAGACCTCATCTGCCGAATTAACGGTTTGGTATGCACCCAACATAAAGAGTCTGGCAGAATACGTAGCAGTCAAAATTTTGTGGGCAAAAGAGATAACCAGCCAGTCTATGTCCCTCCAAGTACAGGCGCCCTCCCCGATCTTGTCGATGATTTGATATCGTATATAAATGACGATTCTATCGAAGCCATTCCACGCATGATAGTAGCTCATAGCCAGTTCCTGTTGATCCACCCCTTTCAGGATGGCAATGGTCGAACCGCGCGCATCATTATGGATGCAATGCTATACCGCACCTATGGGGCTTCCTATCTGAGCTTAAGCCTACAGAGGCTGGATAACAACGCTCGCTACATCGATACGATACAAAAATTCAAAACCAACATTCCAAAAGGCTTAGGGGATTCATATTGGGCAGAAGGCTTCTCATTGATAAGCTCCTTCAAAGATGAAGCCAACCAAATTATCAAGCAAGCCGATCTAGAGATTAAAGGCAAACTGGCGTTTTTTGATCACGATAAGGATGTTCTCAGCCTGTGCAGAACTCTTTGGCAGCGCCCAATCATCTATCAACAAGATATCCCTGGCTGCGAGTTTTGGACAGAAGGTCGCCTCGCAAAAGCAGTCAATACCTTGGTTCAAGCAGGCATCCTTTCTTTGAGAAAACTTCTTAAGCCAGAAGGCGAAATGATTCTTGAGTGCCCTATCATTTTCAAAGCTTGGAAAAAAATTGACGATATGGTTCTCGGCATACAGGAATCGTGA
- the nspC gene encoding carboxynorspermidine decarboxylase — MTDDYFSPLHRIDPAKVAVSPSWVVDLGLLEDNLKILKDVQERAGCKILLALKGFATWSTFPLVAKYLSGATASSPHEAQLAREELGKEVHSYAPAYSDSDLDAALKFSDHIVFNSLPQWQRYKSKVKGKVSCGLRINPEHREVEVALYDPCAPRSRLGVRGEEIANADLDGIEGLHFHTLCELGSDALERTLAVVERNFKMLLEKVKWVNFGGGHHITRPGYDRDRLIRLIKHVRDTYNVDVYLEPGEAIAIRTGNLVTTVLDIIDNDGKIAILDCSATAHMPDVLEMPYRPEIIGGAKPGEKKYNYLLGGLTCLAGDVLGEYSFDEPLEVGDRLSILDMSHYTIVKTSNFNGVQLPAITLIDQDGNYKTVKEFPYETFKDRLS; from the coding sequence TTGACTGATGACTATTTTAGTCCTCTTCACCGAATCGATCCTGCGAAGGTGGCCGTGAGCCCTTCGTGGGTTGTTGACCTCGGCTTGTTGGAAGACAACCTGAAAATTCTTAAAGATGTCCAAGAGCGGGCGGGTTGCAAGATTTTGCTTGCTCTTAAAGGCTTTGCGACATGGTCGACATTTCCCCTAGTTGCTAAGTACTTATCAGGTGCGACTGCTAGTTCGCCCCATGAAGCGCAACTAGCCCGTGAGGAGCTCGGCAAAGAAGTGCATTCCTACGCCCCAGCTTATAGCGACTCTGATCTAGACGCTGCCCTAAAGTTTAGCGACCACATCGTATTCAACTCCTTGCCCCAGTGGCAAAGATACAAATCGAAGGTGAAGGGTAAGGTTTCCTGCGGTTTACGAATCAATCCTGAGCATCGTGAAGTCGAGGTTGCTCTCTATGATCCCTGCGCTCCGAGATCGCGTCTTGGTGTACGTGGAGAAGAAATCGCAAATGCAGATCTGGATGGCATTGAAGGGTTGCATTTTCATACCCTTTGCGAGCTTGGTTCGGATGCCCTAGAGCGCACTCTGGCTGTAGTCGAACGAAATTTTAAGATGCTTCTTGAGAAAGTGAAGTGGGTGAACTTTGGAGGTGGGCATCACATCACTCGCCCTGGCTACGACCGAGACCGCTTGATTCGGCTGATCAAACATGTACGAGACACCTACAATGTTGATGTTTATTTGGAGCCTGGAGAAGCTATCGCGATTCGAACAGGTAACTTGGTGACCACGGTGCTCGATATCATCGATAATGACGGTAAAATCGCAATTTTGGATTGTAGCGCAACTGCTCACATGCCAGACGTACTGGAAATGCCTTATCGACCAGAAATCATCGGTGGTGCGAAGCCAGGTGAGAAAAAGTACAATTACCTTTTAGGGGGATTAACCTGCCTCGCAGGAGATGTACTTGGTGAATATTCTTTTGATGAGCCTCTAGAGGTCGGAGATCGCCTATCCATTTTAGATATGAGTCACTATACAATCGTCAAGACCAGCAACTTTAATGGAGTTCAGCTACCAGCGATCACTTTGATTGATCAGGATGGGAACTACAAAACAGTGAAAGAGTTCCCATATGAAACCTTTAAGGATCGGCTAAGCTAG
- a CDS encoding saccharopine dehydrogenase family protein, whose product MSKVLIIGAGGVGGVVTHKCAQASDVFTHITLASRTLEKCKKIQQSVKELRGVDIDVATLDADDVEATTQYLKDLKPVLVINVALPYQDLPLMDACLAAGIDYMDTANYEPRDEAKFEYKWQWAYQDRYKDANLMALMGSGFDPGVTNVFCAYAQKHHFDEIHYVDIVDCNAGDHGKAFATNFNPEINLREVTQRGKYWEDGKWVETDPLEISQTFDFPEVGDRKAYLLYHEELESLVLHLKGLKRIRFWMTFGEEYIKHMTVLANVGMTRIDEVDYKGTKVVPMEFLKCLLPDPGSLAEGYKGKTSIGCIIEGMKDGKKKKIFIYNVCDHEECYREVRSQAVSYTTGVPAMIGAMMMLQKKWDQKGVVHMEQMDPDPFLEQLAKYGLPWHVKELPVD is encoded by the coding sequence ATGAGCAAAGTATTAATAATAGGCGCTGGTGGCGTCGGCGGTGTGGTCACTCACAAGTGCGCACAGGCTTCGGATGTTTTCACCCACATAACACTGGCTAGCAGGACCTTAGAGAAATGCAAGAAGATCCAACAGTCGGTGAAGGAGCTGCGTGGTGTTGACATTGATGTCGCGACCCTGGATGCCGATGACGTCGAGGCAACGACGCAATATCTCAAGGATCTTAAGCCTGTTCTTGTGATTAATGTAGCACTCCCATACCAAGACTTACCGCTTATGGACGCCTGTTTGGCAGCAGGGATCGATTACATGGATACGGCCAACTACGAGCCACGAGACGAAGCAAAGTTTGAATACAAATGGCAATGGGCTTACCAAGACCGCTATAAAGATGCCAATTTGATGGCGCTGATGGGCTCTGGTTTCGATCCAGGTGTGACCAATGTTTTCTGTGCCTACGCTCAAAAGCATCATTTTGACGAGATTCACTATGTCGATATTGTAGATTGTAATGCTGGTGATCACGGTAAAGCTTTTGCGACAAACTTCAATCCAGAGATCAATCTTAGAGAGGTGACGCAAAGAGGAAAGTATTGGGAAGATGGCAAGTGGGTAGAAACCGATCCCCTAGAGATATCACAGACCTTTGACTTTCCTGAAGTTGGTGATCGCAAGGCATATTTGCTCTATCACGAAGAGCTTGAGTCTCTTGTTTTACATCTCAAAGGCCTGAAGCGCATCCGCTTTTGGATGACCTTTGGTGAGGAGTATATCAAGCACATGACAGTGCTTGCCAATGTTGGAATGACTAGAATCGACGAAGTCGATTACAAAGGCACCAAAGTAGTTCCTATGGAGTTCCTCAAGTGCCTGCTTCCTGATCCCGGCAGTCTGGCTGAAGGATATAAAGGTAAGACGTCTATCGGATGTATTATCGAAGGTATGAAAGACGGCAAGAAAAAGAAGATCTTCATCTATAACGTTTGCGACCATGAAGAGTGCTATCGAGAGGTTCGATCTCAAGCAGTAAGTTACACCACCGGCGTTCCAGCAATGATTGGGGCGATGATGATGCTTCAGAAAAAATGGGATCAAAAAGGTGTCGTGCATATGGAGCAAATGGATCCTGATCCATTTTTGGAGCAGCTTGCAAAGTACGGCTTGCCATGGCATGTGAAGGAGCTACCCGTTGACTGA
- a CDS encoding vWA domain-containing protein, protein MIRYGLMLLICSYITSCSNVLRVARFSNQEDPITSPIDSEENSDDGTGEQPQDLPFGVEQFFDAQSRSAFDCDQDDLDFQINMQDQEQYAPGQEARLVVDMEGRFCSEVDHTVYVLFLVDFSESMGIHLGEDHCDLKPGYDPLHHGSCHRLKAIDRMVRKLEEQAEADVDIRIAMIPFADSVVSDFVIDFVGIQGFKQAIKASNTCRYLINSPLIPTGRENPGGLSGEADLSEPVGFASNYSAAFMAGQNLLLDKGGRKAAILLSDGLVNAPGEEPFLASLEELDLFKQVIPGLEFASVRLGNAGAQALEVLSELSGDRVRTAKYAEELVEGLAAFPAFAWQPDSLKIQVSLDGQEPLAFDQSVINKAEDHGEAWLFSTKPIKLGTIEPGEELVATVSTEVQDMAGEVYSNKTNLFISWD, encoded by the coding sequence GTGATACGCTACGGCCTCATGCTGCTTATTTGCAGTTATATCACATCGTGTTCGAATGTTCTTAGAGTTGCTCGCTTTAGTAATCAAGAAGACCCTATTACCTCGCCAATAGATAGCGAAGAAAATTCCGATGACGGAACCGGCGAACAGCCCCAAGACTTGCCCTTTGGTGTGGAACAATTCTTCGATGCGCAATCAAGATCAGCGTTTGATTGTGATCAAGATGATTTGGATTTTCAGATTAATATGCAAGACCAAGAGCAATATGCTCCTGGTCAGGAGGCAAGGCTGGTTGTGGATATGGAGGGGCGATTTTGTTCAGAGGTAGACCACACAGTATATGTTTTATTCCTCGTAGATTTCAGTGAAAGTATGGGAATTCATTTGGGTGAGGATCATTGTGACTTGAAACCTGGGTACGACCCTCTTCATCATGGTTCTTGCCATAGGCTTAAAGCGATCGATCGAATGGTCAGGAAGCTTGAGGAACAAGCTGAGGCTGATGTTGATATTCGGATTGCGATGATTCCATTTGCTGATAGTGTCGTTAGCGATTTTGTGATCGATTTTGTAGGCATTCAGGGCTTCAAGCAGGCAATCAAGGCATCGAATACGTGTCGCTATCTTATCAATAGCCCCTTGATTCCCACAGGGCGAGAAAATCCCGGAGGTCTATCTGGTGAAGCAGATCTTTCGGAGCCTGTGGGATTTGCTAGCAACTACTCTGCGGCGTTCATGGCGGGGCAAAATCTACTGCTTGATAAAGGCGGACGCAAAGCCGCTATCTTGCTATCTGATGGTCTGGTGAATGCACCAGGTGAAGAGCCTTTTCTGGCAAGTCTAGAGGAGCTTGATCTCTTCAAACAAGTGATCCCCGGTTTGGAGTTTGCAAGTGTACGGTTGGGTAATGCAGGGGCTCAGGCCTTAGAGGTTCTCTCCGAGCTTTCGGGGGACCGGGTGCGCACAGCTAAATACGCCGAAGAATTGGTGGAAGGTCTGGCCGCTTTTCCAGCTTTTGCTTGGCAGCCAGACAGCCTAAAAATCCAGGTCTCACTTGATGGCCAGGAGCCACTTGCCTTCGATCAGTCTGTTATCAATAAGGCGGAAGATCATGGCGAAGCATGGCTATTTTCAACAAAGCCCATAAAATTAGGCACGATTGAACCTGGAGAAGAATTGGTCGCGACTGTGAGCACTGAAGTGCAGGATATGGCTGGGGAAGTCTACAGCAACAAAACCAATCTCTTTATCTCCTGGGACTAG